In Clupea harengus unplaced genomic scaffold, Ch_v2.0.2, whole genome shotgun sequence, a single window of DNA contains:
- the LOC122130197 gene encoding lysosomal alpha-glucosidase-like, producing MKEALLLRYSLFPVLYTLFHHAHASGHTVARPLLFEFPRDQRTYALDKQFLWGKSLLVTPVLEPGVEYVVGYFPKGLWYDFYTGDSLASSGEDIKLQAPLDKINLHLREGSIIPTQRPNITLWVSSGQPMHLIGALSEDGVAEGDLFWDDGETIATYENNQHAYIRFRVQKSTMTSEVLQANVEASYITVETVSFYGVKPEPKRVTVNSQDADFTYRANQVLTVTNLGLNLSQNFTISWM from the exons CGCTCACGCCAGCGGACACACCGTCGCCAGGCCACTGCTGTttga GTTCCCCAGAGACCAGCGCACCTATGCGCTCGATAAACAGTTCCTGTGGGGGAAGAGTTTGCTGGTGACACCGGTGCTGGAGCCGGGTGTGGAGTATGTGGTGGGCTACTTCCCCAAAGGCCTGTGGTACGACTTCTAcacg ggagaCTCTTTGGCCAGCAGTGGGGAGGATATTAAACTGCAGGCGCCACTGGACAAGATCAACCTTCACCTGAGAGAGGGCAGCATCATACCCacccag agacccAACATCACTCTCTGGGTGAGCAGTGGGCAGCCGATGCATCTGATTGGTGCTCTGTCTGAGGATGGCGTTGCCGAGGGTGACCTGTTCTGGGACGATGGGGAAACCATAGCAACCTACGAGAACAACCAGCACGCCTACATCCGCTTCCGAGTCCAGAAG AGCACTATGACCTCAGAGGTGCTGCAGGCCAATGTGGAGGCTAGTTACATCACCGTGGAAACCGTCTCCTTTTATGGTGTGAAGCCGGAACCCAAGAGAGTTACAGTGAACTCTCAAGATGCAGATTTCACCTACCGAGCCAATCAG gtTCTCACTGTGACTAATTTGGGTTTGAACTTGAGCCAGAACTTCACCATCAGTTGGATGTAG